TGAGTAGGGCTGGTGAAGATGGCGCACCGAAAACAACTGCATAACGCAGAGAAGAAAAATCAAAACCCTGGTATTCTTTCAAAGATAAAATAGCCATAAACATTGCCGGAACAATACAAAAAATAGTTACCTTATGTTCTTGAATATTCTTTAAAAACTCAAAAGGATGAAAGCGTGGCATCAAAACTAACTTACAAGAAAAATAAAGCATCAATAATATGTAATCTAAGCCACCGACATGAGAAAAAGGAACTCCGCCGCATAAAAATACATCACCGGAAGAAACGCTTAAAAACTGATCAATAACCTTTGGTGGGTTACCGAGTTGTGAATAGTTAAGCATTACCCCTTTGGGATGACCAGTTGAACCAGAAGTATAAAATATTGCTGCTAGGTCGCTTTCAGAAATATCTAAAGATATCTCATCGGTCTTCTCAAAGCTTAATTCAGTAACTATTTCACCTAAGTCAGGACAACTGCTTTTAATTTTATCTAAATCAACTCCCTTTCTAGGCTGGATAATTAATAGTTTAGCCTGACTATGATTAAGAAAGTTTATAACTTCCTCTTCAGTAAGCATATAGTCTAAAGGCACAACGCAGGCTCCAAGACAAAATACTCCTAAAAAACTATAGATAGTTTCCGGAATATTAGGAAGGAAAAGGGCCACCTTATCATCTTTGCCAATACCCTTAATTTGCAAATAATTACTAACCCCCAAAGCCATAGCTTTAACCTCTGAGAAAGAAATACTCCTTCCTTCAAAGATAATAGCTGATTTATCCGAACAATTTTGGGCGTGCTTTTTAAGTAAATCCTGAATATGCATTGAAATACCTAGTAAAATTAAATTAGTAAAATTTTACTATATTTCCTATTTCAGTCAAGCTTTTTTTACCTTTCTATATATCTGATCTCGAAACGGTAAATTAAAGGTTATTTGCGTTTTAGTAGACTCAAAACCTCAAGATGCGGGGTATGGGGAAAAAAGTCAAAAGGCTCAATAAAATCAATGCTATATTGATCGCTGAGGCCTTTTAAATCAATGAAAAGAGCGGTTGGGTTACAAGAAGAATAAATAATTTCCTTAGGCTCTAGGCGCAAAATGGCCCGAATGATCTTTTTAGAAAGACCAGAACGAGGTGGGTTTACGACTAGAAGGTCTACATCCCTATAAAAAATACCTTGAGTATTCAAAAACTTACGAACATCGGAAGTAAAAAAAGAAATATTATCAATATGGTTTAATTTAGCATTTTGCCAAGCCAAATCGACTATCTCCTTAACTACCTCAACCCCCCAAACAAACTTTGCTTGATTGGCAAGATGAATACCGATAGATCCTAAACCGCAAAAAAGATCTAATACTCTCTTGTCTTTAGAAAGACCCCCATAACTAACAAGCTTCTTATAAAAGTCAGCAATCATTCGAGGGTTTACCTGGAAAAAAGTATCAATCCCAATTTTAAATCTGAAATCTCCCAATCTTTCCTCCAAGAACTCATCGCCAAACAATAGTTCTTTTTTATCAAAAATAACCGCATCACTTAAAGAATCATTAATAATCCAATAAATAGACTTTATTTTTGACTTTAATTTTAATTTATTTAGTTCATCAATAAAGCTTTGTGAATTTAATTCTTCGCTACTGGAAGTAACCAAACCGACCATTAGCTGATTGGTAAATTTAGTTTCCCGAACTATCAAATTTCTTAAAAAACCTTTATGAGAATATTTATCATAAACAGAATGCTTATTATCTTTTAAAAAATATTTAATCGCCTCTAGAATTAGTCTTAAATCGGATGAGAAAATTAAACACTCCTCCAAATCAACAACTCTTCTCTTTTTATCCTTGCTATACAAGCCGCAAACGACACCTCTCTCGTAACCAAAGCTAAACTCCATTTTGTTACGATAATACCACTGCTCTGAAGAATTGATTGGCTTTAACTGAGTAGATAGCTCTGAAAGTTCAAGTAAGCCTTTAACTCTAGCTTCTTTAGTTTCAAGCTGTTGTTGGTAAGGAATATCTTGAAAGCGACAACCGCCACATTCAGAAAAATGTTTACAAATTTTCATTTTATTATTAGACTTTTGAGTTTTTTTCTTTTAGTCAGTCGAGGATAAGAAACAGGAGCGCCTAAAGCTATAACCGCTTCTAGCTCAAGGTTAGGCCTTAACTTAAGATATTTATGAACCTTTTTCTTTTGATTAAGAATCTCACCTAGCCAGCAGGCGCCTAACTTTTTAGAATGAATACAAAGTAATATGTTTTGAATACAAGAACCAATGGCCATTAGATCTTTCTCATAATTATAAGAGGTCTTCTTATCTAAAAATACTAAAATAAGTTTATCGGCTGATTTGATAATATGACCATAATGAGTAAAAACAGCCAAAGCATCCTTTTTCTCCTTATCTAGAACCATAAACCGCCAGGGCTGGTTATTGAGTCCCGAAGGCGCCCAGCGACCAGCCTCTAAAATTTTGTTAACCGTCTGCCTAGAAACAGCCCTCTTTTTAAACTTTCGCACTGACCTTCTATCTTTTATTAACCTTAACGCTCTCATAGCTAGCTACTCCATTATTCTTATCGCTAAACCCTCTTTTATCATAAAGATTATCGAGCGGGCTTTCAGGGATATTTACCATATCCCTTAATATATGCGTATAAATCATTGTAGTTTCTACATGCTTATGCCCTAACAGTTCCTGGACTTCTCGAATATTAACCCCATTCATTAAAAGATGTGTTGCGAAGCTATGCCTGAGAGTATGCACGCTGGCGCGTTTTATAATTCCGGCTTTCTTTACCGCAATAGCTACAATCTTTTGAACTGTATTGGGACTTATATGATGTCTTCGGATTTTACCACTCCTAGGATCAATTGAAAGTCGAGAAGATGGAAAAGCATACTGCCACCCCCACTCCTTAGCAGCTTTAGAATATTTGTGCTCTAAAGCATTCGGTAGATATACCTCTCCATAACCGGCAGCTTTATCTTCTTCGAAAATATTCTTAACTTGCTCTAAATGTTTTCTGAGAGAACTACCTAACGCCTGTGGCAGCATAGTGCTACGGTCTTTATCCCCTTTTGCTCCGCGTAAAAATAAAATATTGCTCTCAAAATCAATATCCTGCACTCGCAAGCGCACGAGCTCCATAAGCCGCAACCCTGAACCATAAAGCAATTGCACAATTAATAAATCTTTATTCCTTAGTTGTTCAAATAACCCTTGTATTTCCTTAACTGACAAAACTGTTGGTAATTTAGGGCCCCGCTTTGCGCGAACGGTTTCAGCTAAATTATTTACTTCTATTTTTAGAACATCTCGAAATAAAAATAAAAGTGCATTAAAGGCTTGGTTCTGGGTCGAAGATGAAACTCGACCCTCTATAGCTAGATATGTCAAATAATCTTTAACATCTTCTGGGGTTAGCTTCTGAGGATATATCTGCTTTCGCTTTCCTTTATTTAAATAATCAAAAAATCTCTTTGCCCATGTAACGTATGTCCTTTCTGTGCTATAAGAAAAATGCTTCACTCGAATGGCATTCGTCATTTTCTTTAACAAATCATCAAAATTAACATCTTCATCTTTAAATCTAGATACTTCGACAGATTTAATCTTATAAATTTGAGGTGGAGCAAAATTGTCTACATATATACTTATCGCTTCTTTGGCCTGCTGAAATTGCCACTCTTCAATTTTTATAATCTTTAGCTTTTCAAAAAACTTTTCTTTCTGTTCCTCAAGTGATGATTTTGGACGAATACAACAGAATTTAAGAAATCTATCTACCCAATAGGCATAAAAAGGGGCTGTTTTTTCTGTAGCTAATTTCTTTGAAATTAAAAATCTTTGAAATTGAGATAACACACCTATTTTCATGACTTTTCTTTCTTTGCCATAAATCCAATGATATACATAATATACATTTCCTGATATTATAGATAAATTACATAATTAAAGCAACATTTTTCTTCCAAAATCATTAAAAACATGCTAAA
Above is a genomic segment from Candidatus Omnitrophota bacterium containing:
- the rlmD gene encoding 23S rRNA (uracil(1939)-C(5))-methyltransferase RlmD, giving the protein MKICKHFSECGGCRFQDIPYQQQLETKEARVKGLLELSELSTQLKPINSSEQWYYRNKMEFSFGYERGVVCGLYSKDKKRRVVDLEECLIFSSDLRLILEAIKYFLKDNKHSVYDKYSHKGFLRNLIVRETKFTNQLMVGLVTSSSEELNSQSFIDELNKLKLKSKIKSIYWIINDSLSDAVIFDKKELLFGDEFLEERLGDFRFKIGIDTFFQVNPRMIADFYKKLVSYGGLSKDKRVLDLFCGLGSIGIHLANQAKFVWGVEVVKEIVDLAWQNAKLNHIDNISFFTSDVRKFLNTQGIFYRDVDLLVVNPPRSGLSKKIIRAILRLEPKEIIYSSCNPTALFIDLKGLSDQYSIDFIEPFDFFPHTPHLEVLSLLKRK
- a CDS encoding AMP-binding protein; this translates as MHIQDLLKKHAQNCSDKSAIIFEGRSISFSEVKAMALGVSNYLQIKGIGKDDKVALFLPNIPETIYSFLGVFCLGACVVPLDYMLTEEEVINFLNHSQAKLLIIQPRKGVDLDKIKSSCPDLGEIVTELSFEKTDEISLDISESDLAAIFYTSGSTGHPKGVMLNYSQLGNPPKVIDQFLSVSSGDVFLCGGVPFSHVGGLDYILLMLYFSCKLVLMPRFHPFEFLKNIQEHKVTIFCIVPAMFMAILSLKEYQGFDFSSLRYAVVFGAPSSPALLKRFHRAYPNAQLANGWGMTETAAPNTISPPGDDKIRSIGNFTSDLEVKIVDPEGKSLGLDKKGELMVKGKAVTKGYFREPDLTKEALTEDGWFRTGDIASFDSQGLYYIVGRKKDMIKVAGEIVFPAEVEEKISQCPKVKEAAVIGVGDKLRGEVPKAFIVAKDGENLDDSELKDFLKQSLAHFKMPHYFEFVKELPKNRTGKIDKTKLINRGV
- a CDS encoding nitroreductase family protein — translated: MRALRLIKDRRSVRKFKKRAVSRQTVNKILEAGRWAPSGLNNQPWRFMVLDKEKKDALAVFTHYGHIIKSADKLILVFLDKKTSYNYEKDLMAIGSCIQNILLCIHSKKLGACWLGEILNQKKKVHKYLKLRPNLELEAVIALGAPVSYPRLTKRKKLKSLIIK
- a CDS encoding integron integrase is translated as MTNAIRVKHFSYSTERTYVTWAKRFFDYLNKGKRKQIYPQKLTPEDVKDYLTYLAIEGRVSSSTQNQAFNALLFLFRDVLKIEVNNLAETVRAKRGPKLPTVLSVKEIQGLFEQLRNKDLLIVQLLYGSGLRLMELVRLRVQDIDFESNILFLRGAKGDKDRSTMLPQALGSSLRKHLEQVKNIFEEDKAAGYGEVYLPNALEHKYSKAAKEWGWQYAFPSSRLSIDPRSGKIRRHHISPNTVQKIVAIAVKKAGIIKRASVHTLRHSFATHLLMNGVNIREVQELLGHKHVETTMIYTHILRDMVNIPESPLDNLYDKRGFSDKNNGVASYESVKVNKR